TCACACAGTTATCACACCTACTGGTCCATCAGATGATCCACACGGGAGAAAAGCCCTTCAAATGTGAGGTCTGTGATAAAGCTTTCACAACATCGACCAGGCTTCTGATGCATCAGAGTGTCCACACAGGGGAGAAGCCTTTCAGATGTGAGGTGTGCAACAAATCCTTCTCAAAGTCATCAAACCTCCATGCCCATCATCgtattcacacaggagagaaaccattcacatgtgatgtgtgtgacaaatcattctccgAATCATCCACACTCCGCAtacatcaacgtgttcacacaggggagaaacctttTACCTGTGAAGTATGTAACACATCATTCTCCCGCTCCTCAAAACTTCATGCCCACCAACACATTCAtacaggggagaggccattcatatGCGAAGTGTGTAATAAATCATTCTCGCACTCAGTGAGCCTCCATATACATCAccgcattcacacaggggagaagccattcgTGTGTGGAGCATGTGACAAAGCCTTCTCGTGTTCATCAAGCCTCCTGGTCCATCGGACAGtccacacaggagagaaaccctTCAAATGTGAGGTTTGTGATAAAAGTTTCACGCAGTCTACAAGCCTCCTGAGACATCAGAAAgtccacacaggggagaaactgTACAGGTGTGAATTTACTGAAGATGCTTCCAGCCTGTCCTCTCCTGGGGTATCAGACGATTCACAAAGTGCACAGTCTATTCAAGTGTGAGGTGTGTAACAAGGGCTTTGGACAATCATTGATCCAATAACACAGAAGGTTCTTTCACATGAGGAAGTAATCATTTAACAGGCAAGGTTGCTTTCATAACATCTTCACCCTCCTCAG
The genomic region above belongs to Stegostoma tigrinum isolate sSteTig4 chromosome 34, sSteTig4.hap1, whole genome shotgun sequence and contains:
- the LOC125446377 gene encoding zinc finger protein 271-like isoform X1 translates to MEEHPIKSEMCDQDFQRTSNFHMHQSNHTGEKPFTCKECNQSFAFSSSLHKHQFIHTRVKPFTCKVCDKSFWHSMNFRVHQRIHTGEKPFKCEVCEKSFSQSSNLRRHQRIHTGEKPFKCKVCDKFFSQLSNLHIHQHSHTGEKPFICEVCNKSFSSLVTCRVHQRIHTGEKPFTCEVCDKAFTQLSHLLVHQMIHTGEKPFKCEVCDKAFTTSTRLLMHQSVHTGEKPFRCEVCNKSFSKSSNLHAHHRIHTGEKPFTCDVCDKSFSESSTLRIHQRVHTGEKPFTCEVCNTSFSRSSKLHAHQHIHTGERPFICEVCNKSFSHSVSLHIHHRIHTGEKPFVCGACDKAFSCSSSLLVHRTVHTGEKPFKCEVCDKSFTQSTSLLRHQKVHTGEKLYRCEFTEDASSLSSPGVSDDSQSAQSIQV